One part of the Gossypium raimondii isolate GPD5lz chromosome 1, ASM2569854v1, whole genome shotgun sequence genome encodes these proteins:
- the LOC105784225 gene encoding endoplasmin homolog: MGKWTIPSALILLCLLSLLSDQGRKLQANAKEGAVDPPKVEDNIGAVPHGLQTDSDVVKRESDSISSRSLRNNAEKFEFQAEVSRLMDIIINSLYSNKDIFLRELISNASDALDKIRFLSLTDKEVLGEGDTSKLEIQIKLDKEKKMLSLRDRGIGMTKEDLIKNLGTIAKSGTSAFVEKMQSTGDLNLIGQFGVGFYSVYLVADYVEVISKHNDDKQYVWESKADGAFAISEDTWNEPLGRGTEIRLHLRDEAQEYLEESKLKELVKKYSEFINFPIYIWASKEVDVEVPADEDESSDEESSDSTSSEEGEDEADKSEDEDTEKKKTVKETTYEWERLNDVKAIWLRSPKDVTNEEYVKFYHSLTKDFSDEKPMAWSHFTAEGDVEFKAVLFVPPKAPHNLYQSYYNSNKSNLKLYVRRVFISDEFDELLPKFLSFLMGLVDSDTLPLNVSREMLQAHSSLKTIKKKLVRKALDMIRRIADEDPDEFSGKDEKDVEKSGDEDEKKGQYTKFWNEYGKSIKLGIIEDATNRNRLAKLLRFESTKSDGKLTSLDQYISRMKSGQKDIFYITGISKEQLEKSPFLERLKKKNYEVIFFTDPVDEYLMQYLMDYEGKQFQNVSKDGLKIGKDSKSRELKDSFKELTKWWKGTLKTEDVDEVKISNRLDNTPCVVVTSKFGWSANMERLMQAQTLTDASKQAYMRGKRILEINPRHPIVKELRERVVKDPEDEGVKQTAQLIYQTALMESGFILSDPKDFASRIYSSVKSSLNISPDATIEEEDDVEETETEPETKAGKDGADAESSGLKDEL, encoded by the exons ATGGGGAAATGGACGATCCCTTCCGCTCTTATTCTTCTTTGCCTTCTCAGTCTCCTCTCAGACCAAG GTAGGAAACTACAAGCAAATGCGAAGGAAGGAGCCGTGGATCCTCCAAAAGTTGAGGATAATATCGGCGCTGTGCCTCACGGCTTACAAACTGATTCTGATGTTGTTAAAAG GGAATCGGATTCGATCTCTTCGAGATCGCTTCGCAACAATGCGGAGAAATTTGAGTTCCAAGCTGAGGTGTCTCGGCTTATGGATATTATTATCAATTCTCTTTATAGCAATAAGGACATTTTCCTCCGAGAGTTGATCTCCAATGCTTCTGAT gcGTTGGACAAGATTAGGTTTCTTTCACTCACAGACAAAGAGGTTTTGGGCGAAGGTGACACTTCCAAGCTGGAGATCCAG ATTAAGTTGGATAAAGAGAAGAAAATGCTTTCGCTTCGCGACAGAGGTATAGGAATGACAAAAGAAGATTTAATTAAGAATTTGGGAACAATTGCAAAATCTGGAACTTCGG CATTTGTTGAGAAAATGCAGAGCACTGGAGACCTTAATCTGATTGGGCAGTTTGGAGTTGGGTTTTACTCTGTATATCTGGTAGCTGACTATGTCGAAGTCATTAGTAAACACAATGATGACAAACA GTATGTATGGGAATCGAAGGCTGATGGGGCATTTGCTATTTCAGAGGACACTTGGAATGAACCACTAGGACGTGGAACTGAGATTAGACTGCATCTGAGGGATGAAGCTCAGGAGTACTTGGAGGAAAGCAAATTAAAG GAATTGGTGAAGAAATATTCTGAATTCATCAATTTCCCCATCTATATCTGGGCAAGTAAAGAGGTTGATGTTGAGGTACCTGCAGATGAAGATGAGTCAAGTGATGAGGAAAGCT CTGATAGCACTTCTTCTGAGGAAGGAGAAGATGAAGCTGACAAAAGCGAGGATGAAGAcactgaaaagaaaaagacgGTGAAGGAAACTACTTATGAATGGGAACGTCTGAACGATGTTAAGGCTATATGGTTGCGTAGTCCAAAGGATGTAACAAATGAAGAATACGTAAAATTCTATCACTCTCTGACAAAG GACTTTAGTGATGAGAAGCCCATGGCCTGGAGCCACTTCACTGCTGAAGGTGATGTTGAGTTCAAGGCTGTTTTGTTTGTGCCTCCTAAGGCTCCTCATAATCTGTATCAGAGTTACTATAACTCCAATAAATCCAACTTGAAGTTGTACGTTAGACGAGTTTTTATCTCTGACGAATTTGATGAGCTTTTGCCGAAGTTTCTTAGTTTTTTGATG GGTCTTGTTGATTCCGATACTCTACCACTCAATGTGTCTCGAGAGATGCTACAAGCTCATAGCAGTCTGAAAACAATCAAGAAGAAACTCGTGAGGAAAGCCCTTGATATGATTCGCAGAATTGCCGACGAGGATCCTGATGAGTTCAGTGGCAAAGATGAGAAGG ATGTTGAAAAATCTGGCGATGAAGATGAGAAAAAGGGTCAATATACGAAGTTCTGGAATGAATATGGAAAGTCCATTAAACTAGGTATCATTGAGGATGCAACCAACAGAAATCGCTTGGCTAAACTCCTTCGGTTTGAGAG CACCAAGTCAGATGGTAAATTGACTTCACTGGATCAGTACATCTCACGAATGAAATCAGGGCAGAAAGATATCTTCTACATTACAGGAATTAGCAAGGAACAATTGGAAAAATCTCCATTCTTGGAGAGGCTTAAGAAGAAAAATTACGAG GTCATTTTCTTCACGGATCCAGTTGACGAATACCTAATGCAATACCTGATGGATTATGAAGGAAAGCAGTTCCAAAATGTATCCAAGGATGGCCTAAAAATTGGGAAAGACTCTAAGAGTAGGGAACTCAAGGATTCATTTAAGGAACTAACCAAATGGTGGAAGGGTACACTGAAGACTGAGGATGTTGATGAGGTGAAAATAAGCAACCGTTTGGACAACACTCCTTGTGTGGTCGTCACATCGAAGTTTGGATGGAGTGCTAACATGGAGAGACTCATGCAAGCTCAAACCCTAACTGATGCTAGCAAGCAAGCATACATGCGTGGCAAGAGGATCCTTGAGATAAACCCAAGGCACCCAATCGTCAAGGAGCTTCGTGAGAGAGTTGTTAAGGACCCCGAG GATGAGGGCGTGAAGCAAACGGCTCAGCTTATTTACCAGACAGCTCTAATGGAGAGTGGCTTCATTTTATCCGACCCCAAGGATTTCGCCTCACGCATCTACAGCTCAGTTAAATCTAGCCTAAATATCAGTCCTGATGCAacaattgaagaggaagatgatGTGGAAGAAACTGAGACAGAGCCCGAGACAAAAGCAGGTAAGGATGGTGCAGATGCAGAGTCTTCTGGTCTCAAGGATGAGTTATAA